Proteins from a genomic interval of Leptospiraceae bacterium:
- the purT gene encoding formate-dependent phosphoribosylglycinamide formyltransferase yields the protein MVNIGTPKSKSATKMLLLGSGELGKEVAIEAQRYGIHVMAVDKYSDAPAMHVAHESKTINMLDANELRKIVNDFEPDYIVPEIEAIATDLLIELEKEGYNIVPTARAVKLTMNREGIRKYASEELGVNTSRYLFAKNKEEFYKIVKEIGLPCVVKPVMSSSGKGQSVVKNKFEIEEAWEYAQKGGRAGEGNVIVESFIEFDYEITLLTIRHAGGTTFLDPIGHLQINGDYVESWQPQPMSESALKEAQRIAKVVTDGLGGYGLFGAEFFIKGDIVYFSEISPRPHDTGMVTLISQNLSEFALHVRAILGLPIPNIRHYGFAASCAILTEGNSEEPIYENINEALSEADTALRLFGKPEVKGKRRMGVALALGDSIEDARRKAIKVADAITIKL from the coding sequence ATGGTAAATATAGGAACTCCAAAATCAAAATCTGCAACAAAAATGCTCCTACTGGGTTCAGGAGAACTCGGTAAAGAGGTAGCAATTGAAGCGCAAAGATATGGTATACATGTCATGGCGGTTGATAAATATTCAGACGCCCCCGCTATGCATGTAGCACATGAATCAAAAACCATAAATATGTTAGATGCAAATGAGCTTAGAAAAATTGTGAACGATTTTGAACCCGATTATATAGTTCCCGAAATAGAAGCAATTGCAACGGATCTTTTAATTGAACTCGAAAAAGAAGGTTACAATATTGTACCAACGGCAAGAGCTGTCAAACTTACAATGAACCGAGAAGGTATACGCAAATATGCCTCTGAAGAACTTGGCGTAAATACTTCTCGTTATCTGTTTGCTAAAAATAAGGAAGAATTTTATAAAATTGTAAAAGAAATTGGACTTCCTTGTGTAGTAAAACCAGTCATGAGTTCTTCAGGAAAAGGACAAAGTGTAGTTAAAAATAAATTCGAAATTGAAGAGGCTTGGGAATATGCCCAAAAAGGTGGAAGAGCAGGAGAAGGAAATGTAATAGTAGAAAGTTTTATAGAATTTGACTATGAAATTACTCTTCTCACAATACGTCATGCGGGAGGCACTACTTTCTTAGACCCAATTGGACATTTACAGATTAATGGAGATTATGTAGAGTCTTGGCAACCTCAACCAATGTCAGAAAGTGCATTAAAAGAAGCTCAACGAATTGCAAAAGTTGTAACCGACGGACTTGGAGGTTACGGTCTATTTGGCGCTGAGTTTTTCATAAAGGGTGATATCGTATACTTCAGTGAGATTTCTCCTCGACCTCATGATACGGGTATGGTGACACTTATTTCACAAAATTTATCTGAGTTTGCACTTCATGTTCGAGCTATTCTAGGATTACCAATTCCAAATATTCGCCATTACGGTTTCGCTGCGTCATGCGCAATATTAACAGAAGGAAATTCAGAAGAGCCTATATATGAAAATATTAACGAAGCTCTTTCAGAAGCCGATACAGCCCTTAGACTATTTGGTAAACCGGAAGTAAAAGGCAAAAGAAGAATGGGAGTTGCACTAGCCCTCGGAGATTCTATTGAAGACGCAAGAAGGAAAGCAATCAAAGTTGCGGATGCAATTACGATTAAACTATAA
- a CDS encoding LIC_13355 family lipoprotein, whose translation MNKSILSLIILLTSFGCNSDKQSINSQGFVSILLVSQNPKSFNNVLSFTIPTDTADTITLAPNHTGIGFQDSAKAINGIRGAGTSAGSGDVFSLRATGAGASMVLEWNGNRVLNGSGIDFIVFENVFYYNNNSSARFMEAVIVEVSQDNSSYCGFSPNYTFSPETTYSNNPSYWSRFAGITPSIYNVENRIFSGNDLYDTNKTGGDGFDLEDLSAANDYNIGCDSTLRDKIKSEGFVYLRLTAASARTNSDTGTNFLQDIGAFGGGPDIDGVIARYRSAR comes from the coding sequence ATGAATAAAAGTATATTATCTTTGATTATTCTTTTAACTTCCTTTGGTTGCAATTCAGACAAACAAAGTATCAATAGCCAAGGATTTGTCTCTATACTTTTGGTTTCTCAAAATCCTAAGTCATTTAACAACGTATTATCCTTTACCATTCCGACCGATACTGCGGATACTATTACATTAGCCCCAAATCATACAGGTATTGGATTTCAAGATAGCGCAAAAGCAATAAATGGAATCAGAGGAGCTGGAACGAGTGCAGGTTCCGGCGATGTATTTTCCTTAAGAGCTACGGGGGCTGGAGCTAGTATGGTTTTAGAATGGAACGGTAACCGTGTGTTAAATGGAAGTGGAATTGATTTTATTGTTTTCGAAAATGTATTTTATTATAACAATAATTCTTCTGCCCGATTTATGGAAGCTGTTATTGTTGAAGTAAGTCAAGATAATAGTAGTTACTGTGGATTTTCCCCCAATTATACGTTTTCACCTGAAACGACCTACAGCAATAATCCTTCCTATTGGTCCCGTTTTGCGGGAATTACTCCATCCATCTACAATGTAGAAAATAGAATTTTTTCAGGGAATGACTTGTATGATACAAACAAAACGGGAGGAGATGGATTTGACCTTGAAGATCTGAGTGCAGCAAATGATTACAACATTGGTTGCGACTCTACACTTAGAGACAAAATTAAATCAGAAGGTTTCGTCTACTTAAGATTAACCGCAGCTTCAGCAAGAACTAATTCCGACACAGGAACAAACTTCTTGCAAGATATTGGAGCTTTCGGTGGTGGGCCTGATATCGACGGGGTAATAGCACGTTACCGCTCTGCTAGATAA
- a CDS encoding DUF1564 family protein produces MIIFENKNEYKSLEMNQSGKTVSTLLVPKHLAQGFLKKRNELYGKNTAAYFRYLLSICKIFTHSGMLPKPKKIKTEYQEENLNLQRLSFRPSNSDWIELGALAIAFGKSRCWLFTYLLELDLIGFWDILSEFFKSVSDPTKERLEVKGYWTLKRFFHNFTRGYHVKV; encoded by the coding sequence ATGATAATCTTTGAAAATAAAAATGAATACAAATCCCTTGAAATGAATCAAAGCGGAAAAACTGTCTCAACATTACTTGTTCCTAAACATCTTGCACAAGGCTTTTTAAAAAAACGAAATGAACTTTATGGTAAGAATACAGCTGCTTACTTTAGATACCTCCTTTCTATTTGTAAAATTTTCACGCATTCTGGAATGCTTCCTAAACCTAAAAAAATCAAAACCGAATACCAAGAAGAAAACTTGAATCTTCAAAGACTTAGCTTTCGTCCCAGTAATTCTGATTGGATAGAGCTTGGTGCACTCGCCATTGCATTTGGTAAATCCCGTTGTTGGCTTTTTACTTATTTGTTAGAATTAGATCTGATAGGATTTTGGGATATTCTATCTGAATTCTTTAAAAGTGTCTCAGATCCTACAAAGGAGAGGTTAGAGGTAAAAGGGTATTGGACTTTAAAGCGATTTTTTCATAATTTTACACGAGGTTATCATGTGAAAGTTTAG
- a CDS encoding AMP-binding protein, producing the protein MKDAKDKNASIIAQMFRVDGPTLQNLNFQDLYEKIQLISFGLIKLGMKKGDRIGLVADSGPKFMWVAMGITNIGSVDVPRGTDATTEDLLYIFKHANCSAIFLENVKAFDKIQKSLSELKDLKYIIFFNDPGKIRLPANKEVITLDELMAIGEKHRKSKPDAFEKQGETIVAEDLATIIYTSGTTGTPKGVMLSHNNYVWMSGKLEEALRSTGLELKGDETTLGYLPPWHIGDRLFESTCLGIGVTVAFTSIPNLASDLKTVNPTMMFSVPRVWESFYNKILENVKNAPPAKRAMFNLASSAAMSYTQNRDYLRGSALIIEPEQAVTKLWNKFKSLILTILLFIPYQMSKPILTKVKGALGNRIRFAFSGAGALPYHIDRFFYSIGLPILETYGMSETTGVSCLRDFAKPVIGTLGKNLFEIELKLVDEKGNIVTEPNVKGVAHHRGKHIMMGYYKDPEKTKSVLSADGWLNSGDILIHTASGQLKFAGRAKDTIVLLGGENIEPEPIEFALVQSEFIHQVMVVGQDKKTLGALIVPAFDKVEKHFKTLGIALPASREEWVKHPQILNLYKTEIKSKISSDSGFKSFEKVTGFAVITKEFEPGKELTQTLKLRRNVMFEIYKNEIEAIYK; encoded by the coding sequence ATGAAAGATGCAAAAGACAAAAACGCAAGTATTATTGCACAAATGTTTCGTGTAGATGGACCAACTTTACAGAATTTAAATTTTCAAGACCTGTATGAAAAGATTCAATTAATTTCTTTCGGACTAATAAAGTTAGGAATGAAAAAAGGAGATAGAATCGGATTAGTCGCAGACAGTGGTCCAAAATTTATGTGGGTTGCTATGGGGATTACAAATATTGGTTCCGTCGATGTTCCGCGTGGAACGGATGCGACTACTGAAGATTTGCTCTACATTTTTAAACATGCGAATTGTTCGGCGATTTTTTTAGAAAACGTAAAGGCATTTGATAAAATTCAAAAAAGTTTAAGTGAACTTAAAGATTTAAAATACATTATTTTTTTTAATGATCCGGGTAAAATCAGATTACCTGCAAATAAAGAAGTAATCACCTTAGACGAATTAATGGCTATAGGTGAAAAACATAGAAAGTCTAAGCCTGACGCATTTGAAAAACAGGGAGAAACAATTGTTGCTGAAGATTTAGCAACGATTATTTATACTTCAGGAACAACCGGAACTCCCAAAGGAGTGATGTTATCTCATAATAATTATGTTTGGATGTCTGGAAAATTGGAAGAGGCACTACGAAGTACGGGACTTGAATTAAAAGGCGATGAGACTACTCTTGGTTATCTACCGCCTTGGCATATAGGTGATAGATTATTTGAAAGTACTTGTCTAGGTATTGGGGTTACTGTTGCATTTACAAGCATACCGAACTTGGCTTCGGATTTAAAAACGGTCAATCCTACAATGATGTTTTCTGTACCTAGAGTATGGGAAAGTTTTTACAATAAAATTTTAGAAAATGTAAAAAATGCACCACCTGCGAAAAGAGCAATGTTTAATTTAGCTTCTAGCGCAGCAATGAGTTATACGCAAAATCGTGATTATCTGCGTGGTTCTGCTTTAATAATTGAACCAGAACAGGCGGTAACAAAACTCTGGAATAAATTTAAATCGTTAATCCTGACGATTTTGCTTTTTATCCCTTATCAAATGTCTAAACCAATTTTAACTAAAGTAAAAGGCGCACTTGGAAATAGAATTCGTTTTGCATTCTCGGGAGCAGGGGCTTTGCCATATCATATTGATAGATTTTTTTATTCTATTGGCCTTCCAATTTTAGAAACTTATGGAATGAGTGAAACCACGGGAGTCTCCTGTTTAAGAGATTTTGCGAAACCTGTTATAGGAACTTTGGGAAAAAATCTATTTGAAATTGAATTAAAGTTAGTAGATGAAAAAGGAAATATTGTTACTGAGCCAAATGTAAAAGGTGTTGCTCATCATAGAGGTAAGCATATAATGATGGGTTATTACAAAGATCCCGAGAAAACAAAGTCAGTATTATCCGCAGATGGTTGGCTAAATTCTGGTGATATATTAATTCATACTGCGAGTGGACAATTAAAATTTGCCGGCCGTGCAAAGGATACGATTGTGCTTTTAGGAGGAGAAAATATTGAACCTGAGCCGATAGAATTTGCCCTTGTGCAAAGTGAATTTATTCATCAAGTAATGGTTGTTGGTCAAGATAAAAAAACTCTTGGCGCTCTAATCGTTCCTGCATTTGATAAAGTCGAAAAACATTTTAAAACATTAGGAATTGCGCTACCTGCTTCGAGAGAAGAGTGGGTAAAACATCCTCAAATATTAAATCTATACAAGACAGAAATTAAGTCAAAAATTTCATCCGATAGCGGTTTTAAATCATTCGAAAAAGTAACTGGGTTTGCAGTCATTACAAAAGAATTTGAACCAGGTAAGGAACTAACGCAAACTCTTAAACTTCGTCGTAATGTGATGTTCGAAATATACAAAAATGAGATTGAAGCGATTTATAAATAG
- a CDS encoding ParA family protein, which yields MIISFVQTKGGTGKSTLAVNTTFSKSFQNKFKSIALVELDPQGTLKNWWQERTEENRNSENISFHHISSTQKEVIQDGIKNIATHNDLLVLDIPGESTSKLHTKFACAISDIVIIPMRTSTNDESAFADNLLPIIKEIIRSYPIKKGNFFILPTFTNAQSNKEKVIDYFKDILPDYVGCLEVVYPFRSIYENFNREGANLLEFVESIKNNKRMHVGGARAIEDIESIAHSIMQKLAEKTHDST from the coding sequence ATGATTATTAGCTTTGTGCAAACCAAAGGCGGAACAGGAAAAAGTACTCTAGCAGTTAATACTACTTTTTCAAAATCCTTCCAAAACAAATTCAAATCTATCGCCCTAGTCGAATTAGATCCGCAAGGAACTCTCAAAAATTGGTGGCAAGAAAGAACTGAGGAAAATCGTAATTCAGAAAACATTTCTTTTCATCATATTTCTAGCACACAAAAAGAAGTAATTCAAGATGGAATTAAAAACATTGCAACGCATAATGATCTGTTAGTCTTAGATATTCCAGGAGAGAGCACAAGCAAACTTCATACGAAATTTGCCTGTGCAATTTCAGATATTGTAATTATCCCAATGAGAACATCTACAAACGATGAGTCCGCCTTTGCCGACAATCTACTTCCTATCATTAAAGAGATTATTCGTTCTTATCCAATCAAAAAAGGAAATTTTTTTATACTTCCTACATTTACTAATGCACAATCCAACAAAGAAAAAGTGATCGATTATTTTAAAGATATTTTACCTGATTATGTTGGATGTTTGGAAGTAGTTTATCCATTCCGCTCTATTTATGAAAATTTCAACCGAGAAGGTGCAAACCTCCTCGAATTTGTTGAGTCCATCAAAAACAATAAACGTATGCATGTCGGCGGAGCTCGAGCAATAGAAGACATTGAGTCAATAGCCCATTCCATCATGCAGAAATTAGCGGAGAAAACACATGACAGTACCTAA